The genomic window TTAGGTCACTGATTAGAGTGGTGAGCAGGAAGAGGACATTGAGGTCCGTGGGTAATAAAGTTGACACTTTATTTGGTTAATGCTTGTAACTGAGTGGAACTGTTCCAGattatcataaaaatcataaGGGCAAAACTGCAGATATCCACTATGGTGTATGAGCCTAAACATAATTGATTTCACGCTTCTTGATTGTCTGAAATGACATTTTTCATCCCCTGTTTGCAGATCTTCAAATAATTCGGACACCACTGTTGATCGCATTCAACTGTTCATGAGTTCGTAAATCTTGAACTGAATCACGTACTCAGAATTCATGGAAGAGATGGTAACGTCATTAGATTTgtctttgtgggataaagatccgTTGCACATCCATAAAAATCCTGGCCACAAGGATCAACAGAAATTGAAAATTGCATGGAGATGAGATAGCAAAATGATGAAAGATTCCATGGTGGAAAAAAGGGTCATGGAGAATAAATCATGATATGATAATATATCGGAAttgattgaagaacctttttgGTAAGATTGTCGGAATCATAGCAGAGAATTTACAGAGGCATCCATCAAAGAAGTGATTGAAATACAACAGCCACACCATTGTACCCAAAATGGGGGACTACACCGGTGTCTCTAAACAAAGTTTATTGGTACTAGGCGCTCAAGCAATGTATGTTTGGTGTAATTCCTCAAGCATTGAGATCCAGAACATCCACCAGGTTAGCCAGCTCCAGTTCGTGGGGGCAACCTTGATGAGCCCTCTACGTAAAAACTTCAACCTTCGATTAGATGGGATTCCAAAAGAAAGCCCCATGGGGTGATTAACCTTGTAACAAATTGTCGTCCACAGGACCTTCAAACAAGGAAGGTCAACAAAAATTTCTTATGTCTTACTCTAAAGCAATGAGAAATCCTAAAGAATTTTGAGGACCGAGTCTTTATTGGTGACATTATATTAATTGATATAGTTGTATGAGAAATAATTCAGCTGCAGTAACATTGATCAGGACCAAGCAATTAGGCTATGACCTAATCTTTGCTCACAAGGAGGGGATGATGATGATGCGACCAAGCTTTCAATTACCCAACCGTTTTTGCAGGTCCAAATAGGtccagaagaagaagatcagaacTAAGCTTCAAATGTTTGTGTAGGTCCAAATGGATACAGATGTGCCCACCCTGTGCGAATAGCAATCATGGACACCTACAGGCTACAATGGCAGCCCCTTGCAAAAGTTCAAAAATGTGTCAATTAACTCGAACATGGTTCGAAACCTAGCCTCCTTAGAAGAGGGGAGAGATACCGACAGACGCTAAGCACCGGCAGGTCAAGCCACTTGGTACCAGAAGATGATCATGGGTGTACACCAAGCCCGGGAAATCTTTTGGTCTAATGACATATCCCAACAAGCTGCGAGCATGAGCTGGTTTTTCTTTCAAACTATAATAGAATTTGGTATCCAATTTTTGTCTAGATTGTTTAAGAACTAAAAAGTAAAAGACCCCTAACCATCAAGGATGCATAGTGCGACAAAGGATTATAAGTTTCTCTGACATGCGGTACAAATCTGCTGGCCAGAAAATTGGAGGATACAGAGATCACGGGCAACTAGCGATGTTTTCCCAACAAGTGCTGCAAAGGCTCACATTCCACTGAGTAGCAGAATTCTTTTTTTGACTGTCAAATCACCTCGATAATTCTTCTTTCTTAGCAGAGAGGTTGAAGATCTATAAATTATGTATAGTAGCAGAATGATGCATGTAGCAGTCATCACTAACAGAAAATGATGTCACAAGTAATCATGCACGTTTGCAAATTTTTAAAGCAATGTATCTGGTAGGAGTGGCACCCTTGTTATAAACCCATATCTAGAAATAGCCCTCTTCATAATGCACAACTATTTATCAGCTGCACTTATAAGTGAGACTAGATATACATCAACAAGAAACAATGCTTATAGAGACAAGAAGTGATATTAATAAGGTTTTTTCTGCAAAAGGGGATGGGAACGATGATTCTGATCCTCCGATCTATAAGCCACATCTCACTGCAAGAATGACTACAATACTCTGAACGCTAGTTTTGACCACTTTTGAAATGTCTCTGTTCTCTCCATATGAATTCTTTCCTTTTACTGCAGGGCTTTTTCTTGTTTCTTGTTGGCCCAAAGTTGTCATTCTCCAAAACTACTAAACCTCATCAAAAAATACAGATCAGATTGAGGCAATAATCCTGAATCTACTTCTGCACCGGATCCGATGTACACCCTAACAAGGAGGACCTTATCATCTTGTCACATAACATTTGAAGCAAGAATGAATCAACACCAGAGAATGGATTATGTTGGATTGGCAGCCTTCATCAACATAAATCTTCTCCTGCCAATAGCATTTGCACTCTCCCTCAGCTTAGCAAGGTGAAGCATTCGCCTTGTTGAGGATTTCAAACCAGCTTCCTGCTCAGTTTTCTCCTCATTGTCCGAATTGGTCGGAGAATTCCCCTCTATTGATTCCACACACCCATCCAATTCCTTATGTTGCATTGCTTGTTTTAGACTTTCTAACACCTCTATCATCTTTGGACGTTCTCTGGCATGCTTGGAGAGACAGCTGTTAGCCAGCTTGGCAATTTCCCGAGAAGCCCTCAGAGAATACTTGTTTTCGAGTCTTGGGTCCATAATCATGCTAAACCTCCTGCCCTCAACAGGAAATTGCTTCACCCAATCTAAGAGTTTCTGTTCATTTCTTGGGCGGTTTCTCTCCATGGAGCGCCTACCAGTGAGGATCTCATACAACACCACCCCAAAACTCCATACGTCGCTCTTAGCTGTAAGATGGCCAGTCTCAACGTAGTCTGGGGCTGCATACCCATAAGTTCCCATCACCTGGTCACCCCACAAAATATCATGATGACGGATAGAAGTAGGTGCATAGAGAATATAAACAAGAGAATGATCAAGCAAAATGCAGCAGCTTCTGTAAGATTTCAGCCATCAAGGACCACATTTCTAGAGCACCTAGAGTTAACCTCCTATATCCTTTAAACATGTCATGAACTGTGAGAGTCATAGAAAAACAAAATAATGCAGAAAAGACACGCGGAAGAAGATCAATAGCAGTTTTGCAGAGAGTTTCTTAAGACTCTTGCtccaaaaacaaaaaagaaaataaaataaaataactttcTTGACACTCAGCTCGTAGAGTATTTCATATTGATGACTTTAACAACCGTGGAGGCAACATATACTGAACAATGGCCTATGGCTACCTTGGGTTAAAAGGGACACTGATGGCATCCAAAATTCACCATCTCTGGATGAATAACAGAAGAGAAGCCAGGTCATGAGACACAGAGACAATTAAAGTTCCATATCCCATAGAGTTAAGTCTAATGGTGCCTTGCAGCTTCATGCCTGCACCACTCTAATTTTAGTATTTAGTTACTTCAATGGCCTAGATGGTTAGTACAAGGAGAAATGATTATTTAGAGTGTCTCTTTCTGTAATATGATTATAGGAGTATTGTTGCAGGGAATCAATTCTTAGCCTTAAATTATTAAAAACCacaaatagatttcaaaaattattttataattcaagatAACTATGTCCAAGATTTTTGCCTGATATTGTCATGATTTAATGAGAAACATGTTTTTATGATTTTTCTgaaaaatcataaatcatttattgaaaaatgataaaatcatccaaaaattaggtAGTCCTTTCCATATACTCAGATACAAATAATTTTGTTTTTAATTTTCCTAATATCTTGTTTTCTTGCATACCAAACTTTCTCCAAATTAATGCGGTTACAGTTTCACCATTGTTGCTTGGATGGTGAATTGACTATGTGAGCAGGTCTACATAGCATTAGAAAAGGACAAGCAAGCTGGCTAGGTACTCCTTTTACTAAAATGCTATTATGTACTGCAGGAGATCAGATTGCGTTTATTTGAGCCATAAAAATTTTCCTTTCTGCTTCTATATAGCACAAGATACTAGTGATCCTTTTGCAATCAGTGGAGCAGAGTTGTTAGGGATAACTAGTACCAGGTTCATCATGTTTGCTGGAGATTATGTCTGTGTCCAAGATTGCAACAAAATATAAGCTATTACATCTCAGAATACCATGAATATAAACAGAAAATATTGCAACGGAGGAAAGTGTCTTTGGTGTTAGCATATTAGATTAGACTTTTAGCAGCCCCAACAAGGATTTTAAGGAGAAATTTGTCACATCATATTTTATACTCTAGTTACAAAAATAATGGAAAGcaatagaaggaaaaaaaaagatatttgacaTAGTCCACCACCAAATTAGACTTCGTGTATCGAATATTATCCACCTTATGTCTATGTAAGCAATAATCCTTCAACCAGATTCATTAGAATTTGTCAATATAAAAGAGAAGAGGGGAACAACAGATAACTCAATGACAAAGGAAGCTCAGGCTGAATATACATTATTCTGAAACTAAATGAGTGAAAATAGTTTATGTAAATTTAGACATACCGCTGTGGATACATGAGTGTTCCCTCCTGTTGGTCCTTCCCTTGCTAACCCAAAGTCAGACAGTTTTGGTTTGAATTCCTCATCTAACAGCACATTAGATGCTTTAAAATCACGATATATCACCTATCCATGTAGGAAGTCATGGTTAAGCAACACAGCAAGCACAGCAGAAACAATACTTCTGTTGACACGGATTCAACTAAATAAAGCACAAAATAATTGAATTTGTAATTGTTAAACTTAGATAATCCTTTGGCAAGATGGCCACACCTAACTTTTTGTCGTACATGCTCAAGCAAATTCATCAGGTAGTTGGCTTCCCTAGTGCTATGATGGATGTCATTTAGAGTATATAGCCTAAAAACAATATTTGCCATGATAATCCCCATGTCTAAGGGTCTTTAAGGCTTTACAGAGTGGAATACAGAAGTCTGCTATAAAAAACAATTTCATCATGGAAGGGTACAAGATAATGAAAAGTATGAAGAGATATCCTTGCATGCCCTCTATCACTTCTTTTGAAAGATCTTATAAAATTAAGGATGACAATGGGGTCATTATCAGGGGAATATCTGGGATCCGAACTAACCTAAATGCAGTAAGGATTTTGGCGTACAATTATCGATCAAGAAGGATTAAGAGATCAGTAAACAAGTCCTGAGTTTGATTGTATTGCACTTATCTATTTAGACCTAGATCTTTATCTAACCCTGAGCTTAATAGATTACTAAGGAAAAAATATACATGTAATTAGATAGGTCAGATTGACAGTTCTAAAGTAAATAAGATCCAAATAAGACTTAAAATGCTTTAGAGGTTTGCTTTCTTCATCTGTATTTAAGCAGATAGGTTCAGGATATCATTGGGAATTAGAATCTTAACTTTAGATTTTTATGGGCAATAGGTTAGTAGGATCAACTTCACCTGGTACTTGTAATTAAAAGGGGAGAAACTAATTTTTGCCTCAAATTTATGTATGCAGTTCTATCTACCATCCATGCACCTTGACAGTCTGCATAACATTATATGGCCTTTATATTAAGGCAAGCTTTCTATTATAGTAAAATAAGAGTAATAGCTGAATCAAGCAATGAATGAGTATTTATTTATTAAGAAACACTCAAAATTGGCATGGCTTAAGAAAGTATATAAGAGGAAACCTGAACTTCCAAACCCTCGTGCAGATACACCAACCC from Elaeis guineensis isolate ETL-2024a chromosome 4, EG11, whole genome shotgun sequence includes these protein-coding regions:
- the LOC105043797 gene encoding probable serine/threonine-protein kinase PBL19, with product MRCFFYFKDKFKGRKQPKSSPTTGLVLVSSPTSNNDGSRSEGSGAAKQQSKSSGSVSSQRSIPELYEERAHNLRVFELKELRNATNDFSRLLKIGEGGFGSVYKGWIKPLDGKGDNIVVAVKKLNPNSLQGHKQWLAEVQFLGVVEHPNLVKLIGYCAVDGERGAQRLLVYEFVPNRSLEDHLFNKAYPSLPWNIRLQIALGAAEGLVYLHEGLEVQVIYRDFKASNVLLDEEFKPKLSDFGLAREGPTGGNTHVSTAVMGTYGYAAPDYVETGHLTAKSDVWSFGVVLYEILTGRRSMERNRPRNEQKLLDWVKQFPVEGRRFSMIMDPRLENKYSLRASREIAKLANSCLSKHARERPKMIEVLESLKQAMQHKELDGCVESIEGNSPTNSDNEEKTEQEAGLKSSTRRMLHLAKLRESANAIGRRRFMLMKAANPT